TCCACCACTCGCCGCGGAGATCGCCGCCCCCACCGAGGTTGACCGAAGCGTCGACCCCGATGCCCTTGCTTTGGAACCGGGTCTCTCCGCCAACCGCGGTGGCGGTGCGCTCGGTTCCCGCCAGGCCCCAGACGCCGCCTTGGACGTTGGCGCCTTTGAACCCGAATCGGGCTTGGACGTGCGGAGCACCGGACTCCTCGCCGTCCCGGGTGCCGTTCATGTCCATGTCCTTCGCGTCGATCGCTCCCGTGAGGCCCAGGGCCACCGCAAACGTGGTGGGCTGGTTCTCAGGAGCGTAGGTGAATCGGACTTGCGGACGCCGATCACCGAGGTTGCCGGCGTTCCACATCATCGTGTCGTCGTTGGGCGAAGGGAAGAGCGGCGAGATCAGATCCCAGTCCTGTCCGATTCTCCAACTGGTCGGCCCATTCTTGAGGTCCACGTACAGGATGCGCGCCCGCGGGGTTTCCCGCGACTCGCTGCCCCCGTTTTGGAAGTCCAGCTCGATCTTGCCCGTGACGTCCCAGCCCTTGACGGCTCCCGACGGGGCCGCCAGGTTGAAACCCAACCGCGTGAGCCGAGGGTGCATCGCGAACTGCGCGTTGCCGGACCCCGCGGTGGAGTCGGACAAGACCCACTGCGGCGTTTGCGTGCCGCTGGTCTTGTGGCTGTCCGAGATCGCATCGAGGCGGACGAATCCGTACACGCCGATCTTCTCGCCCGTCGACGGCGCCACGGGAGTTTGGGGCTTCGCCCCGCTCCCGTTCGCGGCTTTGAGCGCGGCGATCTCCGCCTGTTGGCTCATCACGAGCCGACGGAGTTCGTCCATCTGTTGCTGCATGTCGCCGCCCTTCAGCTCGAGCACTTTGTACGAGAGCTCCCACGTGGCGTCGATGGTGTTGCCATCAGCCTCGGCATAGGGGTAGATGAAGTAGTTCCGCGGCCCCTGCTTTTGCGGGGGAGCCAGCACGAGATCGCGTCCTCGCGACATGGCCACGGCGCTTCGCTCGAGGATCAAGTTGCCGAACATGTGAGCGCTCGTCCTCGAATCGCCGCTGTCCTTCCAACGACGGCCGTCCGACGCGTCGACGGGCAGCCATCGGTTGTTCTGGTCCTGGAACCAGGTCCAACAGTGGTAGCCGCCGATCTTGCCCTCCATGGGCAGCGGATTGGCGACGGGCACGCCGGCGATCGGAAACCCATATTCGAGATAGGCGGGAATCCCTTCGCTGCGCGCGAGTGAAATGAGGTAGCTGTGCAGGTCGGAGCAGTTCCCCTTCTTGTAGTCGCAGACGAAGGGGACGTCCCCATCGCCCAATTGGGGCGACTCCTTCTTGTAGTCGTACTCCATCGTGGCGACCACGTGGTCGAACTCCGCGCGCACTTTGTCGATCGCGCTGACTTGGCCACTGGTGACCTCGTTGGCGATCGTTCCGAACCGGCCCCCGACGGGAACCTTGGCGTCCGGCTCCAAGAAGGCGACCGCCTTCGACGCATCGACTTGGCCGGGAGCGCTGCCCGCAAGAATGGCCGCTTCCGTCCGCTGGACCGTGAATGCGACCTCGACGGTAAACGGCGCCTTCGCTCCGTCGGCGTGCACGTAGACCATGCGGTTGTTGAACTTGGGCTCTTGGGTGATCCGGTGCGCGGTCGGACTCGTCACCACCACGTCGGACACGTGCTGGAACGCGTTGTCCGAGGGGAGGGGAAGCCACAAATCGAGCGCGCGCGCGCCGTTCGGGATCTTGGGGACCACCGCTTTGTAAGTGAACCGGGTGGTGAGGGTCTTGGGCCCGTCGACCGGAGTCGGGGCGGTTTGGGCCAGCGGGCACGCCGCTAGCGCGAGGACGAGATTCAAGAGGTGACGAGCCATCGGGCGCACCTCCGGGTTGTCGTTTGCATGATGTCTCCTTGATATGAGAGCGAGCGTTTCCGCAAGCCTCTCGCAATTATAATGGGATGAGGCAGAACGTGGTGCCCGGCCACCCCTGAACGGAATGAACTCCCTCGAACGCACCCTCCTATTTCTTCGCGGAGAAACCGTGGACCGTGTGCCGTTTCACCCGATCGTCATGCGGTTTGCCGCACTCCACGCAGGGGTCCCGTACAGGGCCTTCTGCCTCGATCCGGAGGCCCATGTCGAGGCCATGGCACGGACTGCCGCCGACTTCGGAATGGACTGGGTCAACGTCATGTCCGATCCCTATGCGGAGGTCGAGGCGTTTGGCATGGAGGTGCGGTATCCCGAAAACGGACTGCCGCATGAAACGGGCCCGCTCGCAGCAACTGCAGCGGAGGTGGAGACCCTTCGCGCGCCTCAGGACCTCACCCACCCTCGGCTGGACGGGCGGATTTGTCAGATCGAGCGCTTTGCCCGTCGCTTCGGCGACCAGCAGTTCATCGTGGGATGGGTGGAGGGACCCTTCGCGGTGTACTCGTTGTGGCGGGGTTTGGCGGACGCGTGTATGGACCTGTACGACGATCCCGCGGCCGTCGGGCGGGGCGTGGAGATCGCAGTCGCCTTCGCCAAGCGGTTTGCGGAGGCGCAGGTGCGGGCCGGAGCCCACGCGATCGGGATGGGGGATGCCGCGTGCTCCCAAATCGGCCCCGAGCAGTACCGCGAGTTCTTCCTCGAAGGGGAGAAAGAGATCGTGGCCCACGTGCACTCGCTCGGGGCGCTGGCGAAGCTGCACATTTGCGGGAACACCTCCCGGCTGCTGCCCGACATGATCGACACTGGGGCCGACATCGTCGATGTGGATCATCTCGCCGGCTCGATGGCCCCCCACGCGGCGTTGTTGGCGCCACACCAGGTGTTCTGCGGCTCTTCCGATCCGGTCGGTGTCGTGCGCGACGCGACACCGGAGGCGGTGTTCGCCTCCGCGCGGCGGTGCCGTGAGGAGGCCGGGGAACGCGCGATCGTCTCCGCGGGGTGCGAGATTCCGCCCGACACCAGCGACGCGAACGTCCGCGCCCTGGCGCGCGCGGCGGCCCTTTGATTGGGAAGGGACCCGGGCGGGTGTGTCGAACTCCAACGGCATGTTGAGCCGCCGTGCCTTTCTGGGGTCCGCGATCGCCGCCGGAGCGTTTCGCGACGACACCCTCGACCTTGTCGCCAAACTCGTCAGCAAAGCCGACGGCGTGCCCGAATTGTGTGCCGAGGACGAGGATTTCTGGATCCAGATTCAGCAGGCGTTCACCCTCGACCGCAACTTCGCGAACTTCAACAACGGGGGCGTCTGCCCGTCCCCGCGGGTGGTGCTCGAGGCGCTCGAACGGCAGTTGGAGTACTCCAACCAGGGGCCGAGCTACCTGATGTGGCGGCACCTGGAGCCTGAAATCGAGTCGGTCCGACGTCGGTTGGCCGCGGTGTTCGGATGCGACCCCGAAGAGATGGCCATCACCCGGAACGCGTCCGAGGCGCTGGAGATCTGCCTCCTCGGGTTCGACCTCGAGCCCGGGGACGAAGTGCTCACCAGCGACCTGGACTACCCGCGCATGGTCACCACGATCAAGCAGCGCGAGCGACGCGATGGAATCAAGCTCGTGCAGGTCGAGGTGCCACCCGTCGTGCGGTCCACCTCGGAGATCGTGAAGCGGTTCGAGCAAGGAATCACCCCCCGGACGAGACTGATCTTGGTGTCGCAGGTGGTCTTCCTCAACGGACAGATCAACCCGGTGCGCGAAGTCTGCCTGTTGGGTCGCAAGCGCGGCATCCCCGTCATCGTCGATGGCGCGCACGCGTTCGCCCAGTTCCCGTTCACGCGCGACGGGCTGCAGTGCGACTACTACGGGTGCTCGCTGCATAAGTGGCTGATGGCCCCCATCGGCACCGGCTTCCTCTCCGTGAGGAAGGAGAAGATCGCGGGCCTGTGGCCGATGATGGCCGCGGCGGAGGAGCAGACGGAGAACATCCGCAAGTTCGAGGAGATCGGGACGCATCCCGCCGCGAACCACAACGCGATCGCGGAGGCGCTGACCTTCCACGAGCTGATCGGAGTCGAGCGCAAGGCCGCGCGCCTGCGGGCCCTGCGGTCCCGATGGACGCGGGTCCTCGCCGACGAGCCCAAGGTGCGCTTCCACACCAACCTCCAGCCAGCGCACTCGTGCGGCCTGACCACCGTCGAGGTGGTGGGGATCGAGCCCGGGGACCTCGCAGGTTGGTTGCTCGATAAGCACGGGGTGTTCGTCACCGGCATCAACCACCCGAGCTTCAAGGGCATCCGCGTGACCCCGAACGTCTACACCACGTTCGAAGAGATCGACCGCTTCGCCGCGGCCATGCGCATCGCCGCGCGGGAGGGGATCGCGTGATCCTCGCGGCACTCGCCGGACTCGTCCTCGCCCCGCGGTGGGAGCTGGTGGTGCTCGGTGTCGCCCAGGATGCGGGCATGCCCCACTTGGGCTGCATGAAGGGCGCGTGCAAAGAGGTCCACGACGGGTTGCGGAAGCCGGAGAAGGTCGCTTGCCTCGGCCTGATCGACCGCACGACCGGCACGAACTACCTCTTCGACGCGACCCCCGACATGTCGGAACAACTCTACGCCCTCAATGGCGGACACCCGCCCGACGGCGTGTTCCTGACGCACGCCCACCTCGGACACTACACGGGCTTGATGTACTTCGGCCGGGAGTCGATCGGCGCGAAGAAAGTGCCGGTATGGGGCACCGAGCGGATGCGGAAGTTCCTGGCGGACAACGGGCCATGGAGTCTGCTGGTGACCCTCGGGAACATCGACCTGAACCCCTTGGTGCCCGACGAGGGCGTCGCGCTTCCCGGTGGGGTCACGGTGACACCCTTCCTCGTGCCGCATCGCGACGAGTTCACGGACACCGTGGGCTTTCGCATCGACGGTCCCAACCGAAAGGCCGTGTTCATTCCCGACATCGATCAGTGGGAGCGATGGAACCGCTCGATCCGAGACCTTGCGGACAAGGTGGATCTGCTGTTCGTGGACGGCACGTTCGGCGAGCCCGCCGAGATCGGGCGCAACCTCGCGGAAATCCCGCACCCGATGGTGCCGCACACGCGCGAACTCCTGCGCGGAGCCCGCGCCAAGCTATGGTTCATCCATCTCAACCACACCAACGCCGAGCGCGACGCGCCCGACGCGGTGAAGGAAGGCATGCGCTTCGAGTTATGACTTTGGCAATTCGTGGAACCGCAGGGCGCTCGGCCGCGCGACGTCGTGGAAGATCGTCTGGTGCGCGGTGACCATGCGCGTCCCCGTCGTCACCGGCTCCCCCGTGTTGAGGTTCCTGGCGTAGTTCGGGAACATCGCGCTGGTCACGATCACGCCGATGCGGTGTCCCGGCTTGAAGGCGTGGGCGGTGTCCCACAGGTCCAACGTCAACGAGTAGAGGTGCCCGGGTTCGAGCAACTCGGGGCGGTCCATGTTGTGCCGATACTGAGCACGCAGTTTCCCCGGCATCCCGACCAACCGCATGACGCCCTTCTCGTCGAAGTCCACCAGCATCGCAAAGAAGTCGGTGTCCACGACGTCGGTCTTGAAGTAGAGGTCCACCGAAAGCGGCCCTCCGACGAGTGTCTCCTCCTTGAGGGGCTCGGTCTTGAAGAGCGCGTAGTCGTCCTTGGTGCGAGCCTCCAACACGGTGCTTCCGCCGCCCGTACCGATCTCCAGCGTGTCCTGGAGCTTGAAGTCCGAGGGGTCGTAGGTGTAGGTGGTGGGCTTTGGCATGCCCTGCTTCTGTTCGCTCAGGAGGCCGTCGGCGGCGAAGTACAGGGTCGTCTCCGGCGCCTCCTTGGGCGGCCAGTCGGCGAACGTGCGCCACTCGTTGTCGCCGGTCACGAAGATCTTCACCTTCGGCAGGGCGTCGAGAACGGGCTTGTCCTTGAGCCATCGGTCGAACCACCGCAGGTAGACGGAGTTCAGCTCGAGGATGGCCCCGGGCCCATAGTCGACGTCGCCCATGCTGGACGTCGTGTTGAACAGGTGCGTCCACGGGCCGTAGATCAGGTACTGGTTGGGCTTGTGCAAGGCGCGCATCCGCTCCCAGTTGGTCTTCGTGCCGATGCCGTCCCCATCCCACCATCCGCTGATCATCAGGGCGGGGATGTCCACGTTCTTGAGGTCGCTTTGGAAGTTGCCCGGGGCGAACGCCTTGTTGGTCGTGCGGGTCCACCAATCGTCCACGAAGGGCACGTCGTAGCCGAGCACGGCGTCGTCGGCCTTCGTGATCGGCAGGCTGAGGAGGCCGCTGAAGTGGGTGACGGGAGCGAACGCCCCACCGACCCCTTCTTGGCCCTGCACCACCCGGGCCCACCAGATCGAGCCGAAGAGGAACGGGATTCCGTGGTCCCACGGGATGTTGTAGAACATGTCGGGCGGAGACACTTGCGGCACGATGCACTTGAGCGCGGGCGGCTTCTCGACCGCGGCCTGCCACTGCACCATGCCGAGGTACGAGCCCCCGATCATGCCGACCTTGCCGTCGCTCCAAGGCTGCTTCGAGATCCACTCGATCGTGTCGAAACCGTCCGCGCGCTCGGGCATGAACGGGTTCCAGTCGCCCTTGCTGTCGCCGCGCCCGCGCACGTCCTGCGCGATGAAAACGTAGCCGCGCTTGGCCCACCATTCGGCCTCGATCGCGGACGCCGCCCGCCCGTAGGGCGAGCGGACGAGGATCGCGGGGTACTTGCCTTCGGCCGTCGGGCGTGCCATGTCCGCGGCGAGCTCCACCCCGTCGCGCACGGGAATCTTCACCCCGCGCTCGACCTTGGCGGTGAACGTGGGCTGGCTGAGCTCGGGCATCTTGGTCGT
The genomic region above belongs to Fimbriimonadaceae bacterium and contains:
- a CDS encoding MBL fold metallo-hydrolase; the protein is MILAALAGLVLAPRWELVVLGVAQDAGMPHLGCMKGACKEVHDGLRKPEKVACLGLIDRTTGTNYLFDATPDMSEQLYALNGGHPPDGVFLTHAHLGHYTGLMYFGRESIGAKKVPVWGTERMRKFLADNGPWSLLVTLGNIDLNPLVPDEGVALPGGVTVTPFLVPHRDEFTDTVGFRIDGPNRKAVFIPDIDQWERWNRSIRDLADKVDLLFVDGTFGEPAEIGRNLAEIPHPMVPHTRELLRGARAKLWFIHLNHTNAERDAPDAVKEGMRFEL
- a CDS encoding transglutaminase domain-containing protein, whose amino-acid sequence is MARHLLNLVLALAACPLAQTAPTPVDGPKTLTTRFTYKAVVPKIPNGARALDLWLPLPSDNAFQHVSDVVVTSPTAHRITQEPKFNNRMVYVHADGAKAPFTVEVAFTVQRTEAAILAGSAPGQVDASKAVAFLEPDAKVPVGGRFGTIANEVTSGQVSAIDKVRAEFDHVVATMEYDYKKESPQLGDGDVPFVCDYKKGNCSDLHSYLISLARSEGIPAYLEYGFPIAGVPVANPLPMEGKIGGYHCWTWFQDQNNRWLPVDASDGRRWKDSGDSRTSAHMFGNLILERSAVAMSRGRDLVLAPPQKQGPRNYFIYPYAEADGNTIDATWELSYKVLELKGGDMQQQMDELRRLVMSQQAEIAALKAANGSGAKPQTPVAPSTGEKIGVYGFVRLDAISDSHKTSGTQTPQWVLSDSTAGSGNAQFAMHPRLTRLGFNLAAPSGAVKGWDVTGKIELDFQNGGSESRETPRARILYVDLKNGPTSWRIGQDWDLISPLFPSPNDDTMMWNAGNLGDRRPQVRFTYAPENQPTTFAVALGLTGAIDAKDMDMNGTRDGEESGAPHVQARFGFKGANVQGGVWGLAGTERTATAVGGETRFQSKGIGVDASVNLGGGGDLRGEWWSGENLSDFRGGIGQGVNTTTGNEIQSSGGWAELGYKSSPNHRIAVGYTIDDPRDGDVASGGRIRNRAWYVHNKWTLGSGLEIGLNYINWTTDWKGMSSGTDNRFNLYVAHKF
- a CDS encoding aminotransferase class V-fold PLP-dependent enzyme encodes the protein MLSRRAFLGSAIAAGAFRDDTLDLVAKLVSKADGVPELCAEDEDFWIQIQQAFTLDRNFANFNNGGVCPSPRVVLEALERQLEYSNQGPSYLMWRHLEPEIESVRRRLAAVFGCDPEEMAITRNASEALEICLLGFDLEPGDEVLTSDLDYPRMVTTIKQRERRDGIKLVQVEVPPVVRSTSEIVKRFEQGITPRTRLILVSQVVFLNGQINPVREVCLLGRKRGIPVIVDGAHAFAQFPFTRDGLQCDYYGCSLHKWLMAPIGTGFLSVRKEKIAGLWPMMAAAEEQTENIRKFEEIGTHPAANHNAIAEALTFHELIGVERKAARLRALRSRWTRVLADEPKVRFHTNLQPAHSCGLTTVEVVGIEPGDLAGWLLDKHGVFVTGINHPSFKGIRVTPNVYTTFEEIDRFAAAMRIAAREGIA
- a CDS encoding CocE/NonD family hydrolase, whose translation is MMRSLRWLLPTLATLLAAIAVGQPKELVWRVAESQIATTVYERHADGTFRSETHLSVATQKIDSVLTGRFVDGKLVEFRLEQEAGPQKAVLTGADGKTRVTVNDKTTEGKFTPPSAVFSNYHPWILSTAIGQFNPDGPPSQKVSTFLPEALAEMPFEIVRLATKSIEVGGKAEVIDAYRVKLPNVEIDVFLNPKKEVVGWLVPTQRLDVGAKGYEALFVDPTTKMPELSQPTFTAKVERGVKIPVRDGVELAADMARPTAEGKYPAILVRSPYGRAASAIEAEWWAKRGYVFIAQDVRGRGDSKGDWNPFMPERADGFDTIEWISKQPWSDGKVGMIGGSYLGMVQWQAAVEKPPALKCIVPQVSPPDMFYNIPWDHGIPFLFGSIWWARVVQGQEGVGGAFAPVTHFSGLLSLPITKADDAVLGYDVPFVDDWWTRTTNKAFAPGNFQSDLKNVDIPALMISGWWDGDGIGTKTNWERMRALHKPNQYLIYGPWTHLFNTTSSMGDVDYGPGAILELNSVYLRWFDRWLKDKPVLDALPKVKIFVTGDNEWRTFADWPPKEAPETTLYFAADGLLSEQKQGMPKPTTYTYDPSDFKLQDTLEIGTGGGSTVLEARTKDDYALFKTEPLKEETLVGGPLSVDLYFKTDVVDTDFFAMLVDFDEKGVMRLVGMPGKLRAQYRHNMDRPELLEPGHLYSLTLDLWDTAHAFKPGHRIGVIVTSAMFPNYARNLNTGEPVTTGTRMVTAHQTIFHDVARPSALRFHELPKS
- a CDS encoding uroporphyrinogen decarboxylase family protein, with the translated sequence MNSLERTLLFLRGETVDRVPFHPIVMRFAALHAGVPYRAFCLDPEAHVEAMARTAADFGMDWVNVMSDPYAEVEAFGMEVRYPENGLPHETGPLAATAAEVETLRAPQDLTHPRLDGRICQIERFARRFGDQQFIVGWVEGPFAVYSLWRGLADACMDLYDDPAAVGRGVEIAVAFAKRFAEAQVRAGAHAIGMGDAACSQIGPEQYREFFLEGEKEIVAHVHSLGALAKLHICGNTSRLLPDMIDTGADIVDVDHLAGSMAPHAALLAPHQVFCGSSDPVGVVRDATPEAVFASARRCREEAGERAIVSAGCEIPPDTSDANVRALARAAAL